Genomic window (Kwoniella dendrophila CBS 6074 chromosome 1, complete sequence):
CGATATAAACACGATTATGTTTCGATGTCATCATTTTGATAAGGAAATAAAATCATGACACGTCAAAACACGCCATTCGAATCAATCAATGTTATTTTTATTACCGTGATTTCTAAGGGTAATTGATTTTTAAAATGATTACATCCTAAGTAAAAGTAAACTTACCTGTTACAACGACACGATATACACACTGACTACACTACAACCATCTCATAGCGTACCATTACCTACCAAGGAATCTCACTTACACTTACTCTCTAACTTTCCaacatctttcaacattTAAATACCCTCTTACTTTCTTTCGTTTTCCCTTCTTCCCTTCtctctcatcatcatcaaacaaccAAGTCAAAGTCATTCACACAAGTTTATCTAAACTCTTTcatatctctctttcttaACTTTAACCAAACCCAAACAAATCAACACTTCATTCACAATgtcttcaggtggtaaaggaaaatcttcatcagaaaCCAAATCTTCATCCCGATCTTCTAAAGCCGGTCTTCAATGTAAGTACAAACAACACTTCCCTTTCTTTAACAAACTATTCCTCATATATGACTTGACGCTCATAATCTTCCTTTCACCTTACAGTCCCAGTCGGTCGTATCCACAGACTCTTAAAGAGAGGTAACTACGCTCAACGAGTTGGTTCAGGTGCTCCAGTCTACCTTGCTGCCGTTCTTGAATGTAAGTTTAATATTCTTTCACCATTGTTATacaattatcattcaacttaaAAactaatatatatatttccTACTTTTTCAGATCTCGCCGCCGAAATTCTCGAATTAGCTGGTAACGCAGCAAGAGATAACAAGAAATCTCGTATCGTACCAAGACATTTACAATTAGCTGTTAGAAACGATGAAGAATTAAACAAATTACTTGGTTCAGTTGTCATCTCACAAGGTGGTGTCTTACCTCACATTATGGCTGAACTCTTACCAGCTAAAACCAAAGGAAAAGGTGCCAAAGCTTCTCAAGAAGTATAAATGGTTAATCCTGGAGAAGATTAAATCTTTTTTATATAgttttttttctcttttcggTTCATTATATAAGTTACATATATACTAGCCATTAAAATACAATAGCTATTACATATTATACTGCTTTTTATATACTTCGTTTTCGCTAGttctttatttgatttctGCGAGATGCAGTTCATTGTCATAAATTATTGTTGTTCTCGTTGCACCTTGTCTCCATTGACTGCAtatcgaagaagaggaaattaACGATCATGAGTATTCCATCGCCTCGCCCTCGCTTGCTGCCCTTTCCACTTTTGCCCGCTGTCTAACTAATCCCTTGCAGGATCGTCTTTTCTCGCCAGcttctctctctcttttcGGTTCCCATGCGATCGTTACTGGTTCATTCATTAAAATCAGAGTCGCTTAATTAGCGTATAGGAACGATGTTTCAGTATAGAACAACATTTCACGCTGAAAAGAATTAACGCTTCATATTGGTTGGATAGCCAATGCATACAAAGAGTCTacaaatatataatataatatgcaattatcaaagaaatcaGAGAATTAACCAAATCTAGCTAAAGCACCAGTTTCTTTAACGATTTCACCACTAGctatttttcttcttgtatcttcaactttcttttgtGCAGCGACTTTAGCTTTCATAGCGAGCTGTGAAACACAAAACAACACCAGCGATAACATGAGTAGGTTAGCCAATCGTCATCTGATCTGACTCTGACATGATGGTATTTGTATAACAGCAGagtcaacttaccaaattattatcaactatattcttcttttgtttctttCTTAAATATCTACTTGTacttccacctttacctttcatctttcttttaactttttctttcGTTTGTGCATTATTACCATcgccatcatcatcatcatcttcttcttcttcttcgatggATTGTggttcatcagctttaccatttactcttaatctttctaatctacctaattgTCTaaaagatcttgaatttctttcatcataAGTTTCGCCACCTCTTGATTCATTAATCTTACCTAAGAAATCAGTATCTAAAGTAATTAATTCAGGTTTAATCTTTTCTAAAACACCTCTAacatctctttctcttcttcttgaataaGTTTCATATAAATCTGTTTCACCAGAATCGAAATTTGGTTCACCAGATCCAGGAactaataaatttgatatacctttttcatgtCCTACAcataataaatcatcaaatggacAAAATTTTATTGAATTAACTGTTAAACTAGGTAAACCTAAAGTCAAatatggtgtaggtgaatgCTGCGTATTACCAGATTGTAAATCTTTATATATTGTAATACCAGATTTTCCACCAACACTCAACATTCCCATACCAGAATAAGATAAATTCGTAATTTGATTTCTAACATGCCATGATCTTAATTCTTTTCCCCACATTCTACCATCCCATATTTTAACTACTCCATCCATACCACTCGTAGCTACATATCTACCAGCACTAGTTTCACTTGGATCAACTGCTATTCCATTTACTGGTCCACGATGTGCAAGAAGTTTGACATGGGGTGTTGTCATGTTAGGTGACCATAATGTCATTGTACCGTTTGCATGACCAAGATGTATTATTGCTGAATGAGGGTTTTGTGCCATAGAATGAGGTGAACCGAGACGTGTAGGTATTTGTGTAAGCATAACACCGGTTGAAGTGTCATGGTATTTGAGGTAACCTGCGTGGCCCTATTGCATGACAATCAGCTTCGAAGCGCTTCAATCCAGACGACAGAAGGGAATATGCTTACCACTGTCGTTAACAGATAATGGTACGGCAAGAACTCCATATGAGTAGGATCTATATGCTGTTTCAATTTACTATGGAAGAGGATTCGATCTGGTGTTAGCCGCCAAATTCATGTTTGTGTGTTATGGTGATTGGGAAGATGTAAGATGGTTGCggcagaaaagaaaacaagggTGACTGAAGAAATGACAGAAACAGACAAATCGAAGAAGAGAGCCGCGGTGAAAGAGAGATCAACTTACTGCAATTCCACACCATTCTGATCATATATAAAGACGTATTTTTTCTGAGCAACAGCATAAAAGTCTTCCGAATGTAAGAATTTAATATCTCTAACTGATTCTTTGAGCTGTATTTCCGAATGAAGTTTACCCGCCTGCCAATCGAATGTTGCTACATgaccttttgatgatgctatCGCTAGATGTCTAGCGTGGAAAAAGACAGTCAGTAAGGAGCAAAAACACAAAGAGTGATGAGGGAAGGAAACATATGATGGAAAATGAGTTTATTtatgaaagatttgaaatACCCATGAAGTAAGTAAAGAACAACTTACCTTCCATTACGTGTATAATCAATTTTATATGTACCCATATTTTCCAACTTTAAATCGAATTTttttttagatgaagctatacCAACagaattttgaatttcattttgtttaatTCTCCAAgttttttcacctaattcttcatcaacttcaatcgTACCCTTTTCACCTGAAACAGCTTTATTTAACCAttcattaacatcatttttttctaattttgattgtttaaAATTTAAATCTTGTCTTTGTAATTTTGcttttaattttttatcttgtaTTCtatttaatgattgatcaGGCTTTATCTGAGAACTAGaagatccagatccagaagctaaattagattgatgaaatgatgaaggtattctaGTTGATCccaaaattgaatttaatgatgCATCAATCTTACTTCCATCTGATCTCGTTATTGTTTGATGTGATGTTGATCCATTTCGTTTAACATAAttattggaagatgatgatgctgaacCTCCTGATGATTTGCCTTTGGAGAAATTCTTTTTGTTGGGCTGCAGTGGTCCTGCTGATGCTAACAGCGCGTCCATTCTGATGGATTATTATTGACGATATCGTAGAACAGACACCTATAGCGAGAAGATGAGATTTCCGAATACTTTCAAAACAGCTTAGAGTTGAGAATGTTCAACAGCTCACAAGTGGAGGACGATGAAATCAGAAAAAAATGttgatttcattttttgCTAGCAGGGGCGGAGGTGACCGCCGGCGATTAACATCCCAGCAGCTGCCCTGAGACCGTATCAAGCAGTGTGATATTTATGGAACAAAAAATAGGATATGATGTATCCAGAAGCTGAATCCTGCATTACTCATACTAACTGCTATCGTTGTGGTCTGTGTTTGATGTAGCTGTTTTGTGTATTATAAACTTCGCACACGGAGCTTGGTTCTCCTGCTCATAACAGCAGGGGCTGTGAGCCAAAGCTGGTCTTTCGCATTTGCGAATCACAAGGAACTAACTACATCACGATATCCATCctctatcaccttcacctattCCTATTCTCATGCTTCGTACATAAGGTGGCAGGCTGCCTTTTATCATTGTGTAAACGGCTCGtcatgatcaaattcaggCAACCCAAGTACCTGGCAAATAGGAGGCTCGATAATACCGCTAGCATCGGCCAATTCCTTGAATTCTTGTAGATATCCTGCTTTGTGTCATTGAATTCATCGCCAAGCCGCTATTATGAAGACTGGTGTAAGTTGTTCCTTGACAAAGTCTCCCTGTAAAGTGGATGAAGAGGTGAGATTGGATAATTCGACTATTCCTGTGGTTTGCCATGATTTAATCATTTCATGGGCTTGCTCGTATGCCCTCAAGAAACCGAGAGCAAGGTCGACTTCATCTGACCGTCAAGCGCACATGTTTATTTCAGATACATCCCATGAGAATGGGTGGTAAAAGTTCTACTTACTAAGACTCATTACCCACTATATTGTGATGTTTCACGTCAGCTCGTTTGCATGACTTGGATATACTACTACACAGTTAACTCACGTCTCTGGTAACTTGCCTAAGCCTCTCTATCACCATCGAATGCTCACCAATGTCAACCAGCCTTGAACGTTCAATGGCTTCGGCATAGTTCAGTGAATCTTGATGACAACGTACACCATTGACACCATCAACCCATGCTATTGAAAGTTGTTCCCTTGTGATTGATATCTGAAGTAGTAGTATAACACAGTGATCAATGAGTGACAAAGGTTTGATGATATCAGTTACCTCCTGTATACGCTCATCCATGGTAACGGCCTTGGCCCTTAAATGAAGGAAGTGATATGGTGGAGAGTACCAGGGATTGAGATACGATAACCATGATCGAGAGACTTGACGAGAGACTACCAAAGGATAACATATAAGTTGACTGGAAAGGGGTGGCGGTGAAACGGTTTCTAGAACAAAGAAGACCCCCCTTGAATATTTCGGAGGAGGGAGATTTCGATATTGGGCAGCGCTGACAGTCATAGCgtgaaaaagaaacaatTGCACAGTAGCTAGGATCGATAATGAGGATGTATCAAGATAGAAAGGCCTATTAAATACAGATAAAGCGTCAATGTGTCATTGTATAAACAGTCTATAGGATATACATATTTTCTTGCTGTAGTACGTATACTGACATGTGTTGTAACAAGATACGATA
Coding sequences:
- a CDS encoding histone H2A, with protein sequence MSSGGKGKSSSETKSSSRSSKAGLQFPVGRIHRLLKRGNYAQRVGSGAPVYLAAVLEYLAAEILELAGNAARDNKKSRIVPRHLQLAVRNDEELNKLLGSVVISQGGVLPHIMAELLPAKTKGKGAKASQEV